In the Mya arenaria isolate MELC-2E11 chromosome 11, ASM2691426v1 genome, one interval contains:
- the LOC128207788 gene encoding EH domain-binding protein 1-like isoform X2: MSVWKRLQRVGKSASKFQFTASYQELEVESSKKWQPNKICIVWTRRNRRKSTMLHTWEPTIKNPYLGVVSWTVPENVEIQVTLFRDNKHSPYEDKEWHFVLEDQSQAGRRKVLASAAINMKKFASDIPSQHDITIKLTPATKKIVAAQIKLTISCVFLREGKATDEDMQSVASLMSIGKSDIGNLEDIDDDESDLNISAKFAEVTSQMALLETSQNSGNPFGDPDLDVDEDFDVDIDQAFKKFQPKRPVMNPFEESEEDNYRSPTEENVDYNPFAADMEEEVTKDTEVKPTAKEPTNPFEDSGEFDESNPFCEKFNDTNSSLERQKKKKSAPVPPKSKPQTIQSILAENPPPTRLPPKPDITAKDIKKLDSAQNVIEPVSNEHGSNKKDKTAGKQEPAVNKENKEKHHRFLKNTPKKKAPVPPRPIYQGTPPSSPKEERKSRSMTPPKRDESASSGQNTPLEKKANGLPPNDGTPALDSSNGESPSKAPSSSLDLLTWCKEVTRGYRGVKVTNLTTSWRNGMAFCALIHHFKPDLVEFAKLAPHDIKGNNRIAFDAAAKLGIPRVIEPSDMVLLAVPDKLAVMTYLHTLRSYFTGTALQVQQIGKSSSESRYTLGDQNVAEDKEISKEMYGDTVTNSDKAKNGKKGKNGEKTDSKTVVKSGADNVDVVIKGDKGERSSLSRESSKEGSPVKSVSETSELKTPSSLTSEGDVLEKSVGSEGKNPFESDDDEVGEGTTGESEDVWIQRKGEDDTSTDELRPELAEKKKKDLHLSGLQSASTEPQKRVVSKTTSREATPDTPGSTASDTSQSSRKSRQLELKERAQLLLQKARQETELSQSIEQTTVLGAKGDNQETETEAKTQTDEEERKRRLRERARKLISETRESLGKPEAEFIRQMSGDGLSASLPLLRKEKKKEKLEDTGKLMEHTSEGDELVPEELPAQPEPVLKKPELARPRIQLTSPVSPGLENKDFPQPSESQQSPTKSTQRKVPYDQRISLTSIDFTEKGDPSSDEDDDLDSFNIDELLRQTENLQDTNQYVINELEALEREQAQIDCRAAILEMKLRKCMEKGSDKGKEEKLLQEWFLLVNKRNALIRRQMQLNILEKEDDLERKFELLNRELRAMMAIDDWQKTEAQKLREKLLLEELVVIVNKRDELVQHLDSQERAIDDEEYLDRRVTEGRLLQEDKSCVVQ, from the exons CAATCACAGGCTGGTAGACGGAAGGTTCTTGCTTCTGCAGCCATCAACATGAAGAAGTTTGCCTCTGACATCCCGTCCCAGCATGATATCACAATCAAGCTCACCCCAGCCACCAAAAAGATTGTGGCAGCACAAATCAAGCTCACAATCTCCTGCGTGTTCCTGAGAGAGGGAAAGGCCAC AGATGAGGACATGCAGAGTGTTGCCTCCCTCATGTCCATCGGGAAGTCGGACATCGGGAATCTGGAGGACATCGATGATGACGAGTCCGATTTGAACATCTCTGCTAAATTTGCTGAGGTGACCAGTCAGATGGCATTGCTGGAAACGAGTCAGAACTCTGGTAATCCCTTCGGCGACCCAGACTTGGATGTTGATGAAGATTTTGATGTTGACAttg ACCAAGCATTCAAGAAATTTCAGCCCAAGAGGCCCGTCATGAACCCCTTCGAAGAATCAGAGGAGGACAACTACAGAAGTCCAACAGAGGAAAATGTTGATTACAACCCTTTTGCTGCAGACATGGAGGAGGAAGTGACAAAAGACACTGAAGTGAAACCAACAGCCAAGGAACCTACAAATCCCTTTGAGGATTCGGGGGAGTTTGATGAGTCAAATCCTTTCTGTGAGAAATTTAATGACACTAATTCATCTTTAGAGAGgcagaaaaaaaagaaatctgcGCCAGTGCCGCCTAAATCAAAGCCACAGACGATACAATCTATTTTAGCTGAGAATCCCCCTCCCACTCGACTGCCTCCTAAACCGGATATTACTGCAAAAGATATTAAGAAATTAGATAGTGCACAAAATGTTATTGAACCTGTTAGTAATGAGCATGGttcaaacaaaaaagacaaGACTGCAGGTAAGCAAGAACCAGCTgtgaataaagaaaacaaagagAAGCACCacagatttttgaaaaatactcCCAAGAAAAAGGCGCCAGTGCCCCCAAGGCCGATTTACCAGGGCACCCCTCCGTCTTCACCTAAGGAAGAGAGGAAATCTCGGTCCATGACGCCACCGAAGAGGGACGAGAGTGCCAGCAGTGGACAAAATACGCCCCT AGAGAAGAAAGCCAATGGTTTACCGCCAAACGATGGCACCCCTGCCCTAGATTCTAGTAAT gGTGAATCACCCAGCAAGGCCCCTAGTTCTAGCCTTGACCTGTTGACATGGTGTAAGGAGGTGACACGGGGATACCgaggggtcaaggtcacaaacCTTACAACCTCCTGGAGGAATGGCATGGCCTTCTGTGCCCTTATACATCACTTCAAGCCTGATCTCgt AGAATTCGCAAAGCTAGCTCCACATGATATTAAAGGCAACAACAGGATA GCTTTTGACGCAGCTGCCAAGCTGGGCATCCCTCGAGTGATAGAGCCGTCTGACATGGTGCTACTAGCGGTGCCGGACAAACTGGCAGTGATGACATACCTGCACACACTACGCAGTTACTTCACTGGCACAGCACTACAG GTCCAACAGATCGGTAAAAGCTCTAGTGAAAGCCGATACACACTTGGAGACCAGAACGTTGCCGAGGACAAGGAAATCTCCAAGGAGATGTATGGAGATACCGTCACCAATAGTGACAAGGCTAAGAATGGGAAAAAGGGGAAGAATGGTGAAAAAACTGACAGTAAAACTGTGGTTAAGTCTGGTGCTGACAATGTCGATGTTGTTATCAAAGGTGATAAAGGGGAGCGATCTAGTCTTTCAAGGGAGAGTTCTAAAGAGGGCTCTCCTGTAAAAAGTGTTAGTGAAACTAGTGAACTAAAGACGCCCAGCTCGTTGACAAGTGAAGGTGATGTGCTGGAAAAGAGTGTTGGGAGTGAGGGGAAGAACCCATTTGAGAGTGATGATGACGAGGTGGGGGAAGGGACCACTGGGGAAAGCGAGGATGTGTGGATACAGAGGAAAGGAGAGGATGACACCAGCACAGATGAACTCAG GCCAGAGCTTGCTGAGAAGAAAAAGAAGGACCTCCACTTGTCAGGCCTCCAATCTGCTAGTACTGAACCTCAG AAACGAGTAGTTTCCAAAACAACTTCAAGGGAGGCAACTCCAGATACTCCTGGTTCAACAGCCTCAGATACTTCACAG TCTAGTCGGAAGTCCCGCCAGCTTGAGTTGAAGGAGCGAGCCCAGTTGTTACTGCAGAAGGCGAGACAGGAGACGGAACTATCCCAGTCAATTGAGCAGACAACAGTTCTAGGGGCAAAGGGAGATAACCAGGAAACCGAGACAGAGGCCAAGACACAGACGGAT gaAGAAGAGCGTAAGCGTCGATTGCGTGAGCGTGCACGGAAGCTAATAAGCGAGACTCGGGAAAGTCTGGGGAAACCTGAGGCGGAGTTTATCCGGCAGATGAGCGGGGATGGGCTCTCGGCATCTCTCCCACTCCTCAGGAAGGAGAAGAAAAAAGAGAAACTGGAGGACACAG GCAAGCTTATGGAGCACACAAGCGAGGGAGATGAATTGGTGCCTGAAGAACTGCCCGCCCAGCCAGAGCCCGTTCTGAAGAAGCCAGAGCTGGCCCGTCCTCGGATACAGCTGACGTCACCAGTGTCACCCGGGCTTGAGAACAAGGACTTCCCTCAGCCTAGTGAATCTCAGCAG TCTCCCACCAAGTCTACACAGAGGAAAGTTCCATATGATCAGAGAATTTCCCTCACCAGTATCGATTTTACAGAGAAAG GAGACCCTTCTagtgatgaagatgatgatttAGACTCGTTCAACATTGATGAACTGCTCCGACAAACTGAG AACCTGCAGGATACAAACCAGTATGTGATCAATGAGTTGGAGGCTCTGGAGAGGGAACAGGCCCAGATAGATTGTCGGGCTGCCATCCTTGAGATGAAGTTACGGAAATGTATGGAGAAAG GAAGTGATAAGGGGAAGGAGGAGAAACTGCTCCAGGAATGGTTCCTGCTCGTCAACAAGCGTAACGCCCTCATACGACGACAGATGCAGCTCAATATACT AGAGAAGGAGGATGACTTGGAGAGGAAGTTTGAGCTGCTCAACCGTGAACTCCGTGCCATGATGGCCATAGATG ACTGGCAGAAGACGGAGGCTCAGAAGCTGCGTGAGAAGTTACTGCTGGAGGAGCTGGTTGTGATCGTGAACAAGAGAGACGAGCTAGTGCAGCACCTCGACTCACAGGAGAGAGC GATCGATGATGAAGAATACCTGGACAGGAGAGTAACTGAGGGCCGACTACTGCAGGAGGATAAGAGCTGTGTTGTACAGTAG
- the LOC128207788 gene encoding EH domain-binding protein 1-like isoform X1 has protein sequence MSVWKRLQRVGKSASKFQFTASYQELEVESSKKWQPNKICIVWTRRNRRKSTMLHTWEPTIKNPYLGVVSWTVPENVEIQVTLFRDNKHSPYEDKEWHFVLEDQSQAGRRKVLASAAINMKKFASDIPSQHDITIKLTPATKKIVAAQIKLTISCVFLREGKATDEDMQSVASLMSIGKSDIGNLEDIDDDESDLNISAKFAEVTSQMALLETSQNSGNPFGDPDLDVDEDFDVDIDQAFKKFQPKRPVMNPFEESEEDNYRSPTEENVDYNPFAADMEEEVTKDTEVKPTAKEPTNPFEDSGEFDESNPFCEKFNDTNSSLERQKKKKSAPVPPKSKPQTIQSILAENPPPTRLPPKPDITAKDIKKLDSAQNVIEPVSNEHGSNKKDKTAGKQEPAVNKENKEKHHRFLKNTPKKKAPVPPRPIYQGTPPSSPKEERKSRSMTPPKRDESASSGQNTPLEKKANGLPPNDGTPALDSSNGESPSKAPSSSLDLLTWCKEVTRGYRGVKVTNLTTSWRNGMAFCALIHHFKPDLVEFAKLAPHDIKGNNRIAFDAAAKLGIPRVIEPSDMVLLAVPDKLAVMTYLHTLRSYFTGTALQVQQIGKSSSESRYTLGDQNVAEDKEISKEMYGDTVTNSDKAKNGKKGKNGEKTDSKTVVKSGADNVDVVIKGDKGERSSLSRESSKEGSPVKSVSETSELKTPSSLTSEGDVLEKSVGSEGKNPFESDDDEVGEGTTGESEDVWIQRKGEDDTSTDELRPELAEKKKKDLHLSGLQSASTEPQKRVVSKTTSREATPDTPGSTASDTSQSSRKSRQLELKERAQLLLQKARQETELSQSIEQTTVLGAKGDNQETETEAKTQTDEEERKRRLRERARKLISETRESLGKPEAEFIRQMSGDGLSASLPLLRKEKKKEKLEDTVPLYHRQLLRSYLSVTRSSKLMEHTSEGDELVPEELPAQPEPVLKKPELARPRIQLTSPVSPGLENKDFPQPSESQQSPTKSTQRKVPYDQRISLTSIDFTEKGDPSSDEDDDLDSFNIDELLRQTENLQDTNQYVINELEALEREQAQIDCRAAILEMKLRKCMEKGSDKGKEEKLLQEWFLLVNKRNALIRRQMQLNILEKEDDLERKFELLNRELRAMMAIDDWQKTEAQKLREKLLLEELVVIVNKRDELVQHLDSQERAIDDEEYLDRRVTEGRLLQEDKSCVVQ, from the exons CAATCACAGGCTGGTAGACGGAAGGTTCTTGCTTCTGCAGCCATCAACATGAAGAAGTTTGCCTCTGACATCCCGTCCCAGCATGATATCACAATCAAGCTCACCCCAGCCACCAAAAAGATTGTGGCAGCACAAATCAAGCTCACAATCTCCTGCGTGTTCCTGAGAGAGGGAAAGGCCAC AGATGAGGACATGCAGAGTGTTGCCTCCCTCATGTCCATCGGGAAGTCGGACATCGGGAATCTGGAGGACATCGATGATGACGAGTCCGATTTGAACATCTCTGCTAAATTTGCTGAGGTGACCAGTCAGATGGCATTGCTGGAAACGAGTCAGAACTCTGGTAATCCCTTCGGCGACCCAGACTTGGATGTTGATGAAGATTTTGATGTTGACAttg ACCAAGCATTCAAGAAATTTCAGCCCAAGAGGCCCGTCATGAACCCCTTCGAAGAATCAGAGGAGGACAACTACAGAAGTCCAACAGAGGAAAATGTTGATTACAACCCTTTTGCTGCAGACATGGAGGAGGAAGTGACAAAAGACACTGAAGTGAAACCAACAGCCAAGGAACCTACAAATCCCTTTGAGGATTCGGGGGAGTTTGATGAGTCAAATCCTTTCTGTGAGAAATTTAATGACACTAATTCATCTTTAGAGAGgcagaaaaaaaagaaatctgcGCCAGTGCCGCCTAAATCAAAGCCACAGACGATACAATCTATTTTAGCTGAGAATCCCCCTCCCACTCGACTGCCTCCTAAACCGGATATTACTGCAAAAGATATTAAGAAATTAGATAGTGCACAAAATGTTATTGAACCTGTTAGTAATGAGCATGGttcaaacaaaaaagacaaGACTGCAGGTAAGCAAGAACCAGCTgtgaataaagaaaacaaagagAAGCACCacagatttttgaaaaatactcCCAAGAAAAAGGCGCCAGTGCCCCCAAGGCCGATTTACCAGGGCACCCCTCCGTCTTCACCTAAGGAAGAGAGGAAATCTCGGTCCATGACGCCACCGAAGAGGGACGAGAGTGCCAGCAGTGGACAAAATACGCCCCT AGAGAAGAAAGCCAATGGTTTACCGCCAAACGATGGCACCCCTGCCCTAGATTCTAGTAAT gGTGAATCACCCAGCAAGGCCCCTAGTTCTAGCCTTGACCTGTTGACATGGTGTAAGGAGGTGACACGGGGATACCgaggggtcaaggtcacaaacCTTACAACCTCCTGGAGGAATGGCATGGCCTTCTGTGCCCTTATACATCACTTCAAGCCTGATCTCgt AGAATTCGCAAAGCTAGCTCCACATGATATTAAAGGCAACAACAGGATA GCTTTTGACGCAGCTGCCAAGCTGGGCATCCCTCGAGTGATAGAGCCGTCTGACATGGTGCTACTAGCGGTGCCGGACAAACTGGCAGTGATGACATACCTGCACACACTACGCAGTTACTTCACTGGCACAGCACTACAG GTCCAACAGATCGGTAAAAGCTCTAGTGAAAGCCGATACACACTTGGAGACCAGAACGTTGCCGAGGACAAGGAAATCTCCAAGGAGATGTATGGAGATACCGTCACCAATAGTGACAAGGCTAAGAATGGGAAAAAGGGGAAGAATGGTGAAAAAACTGACAGTAAAACTGTGGTTAAGTCTGGTGCTGACAATGTCGATGTTGTTATCAAAGGTGATAAAGGGGAGCGATCTAGTCTTTCAAGGGAGAGTTCTAAAGAGGGCTCTCCTGTAAAAAGTGTTAGTGAAACTAGTGAACTAAAGACGCCCAGCTCGTTGACAAGTGAAGGTGATGTGCTGGAAAAGAGTGTTGGGAGTGAGGGGAAGAACCCATTTGAGAGTGATGATGACGAGGTGGGGGAAGGGACCACTGGGGAAAGCGAGGATGTGTGGATACAGAGGAAAGGAGAGGATGACACCAGCACAGATGAACTCAG GCCAGAGCTTGCTGAGAAGAAAAAGAAGGACCTCCACTTGTCAGGCCTCCAATCTGCTAGTACTGAACCTCAG AAACGAGTAGTTTCCAAAACAACTTCAAGGGAGGCAACTCCAGATACTCCTGGTTCAACAGCCTCAGATACTTCACAG TCTAGTCGGAAGTCCCGCCAGCTTGAGTTGAAGGAGCGAGCCCAGTTGTTACTGCAGAAGGCGAGACAGGAGACGGAACTATCCCAGTCAATTGAGCAGACAACAGTTCTAGGGGCAAAGGGAGATAACCAGGAAACCGAGACAGAGGCCAAGACACAGACGGAT gaAGAAGAGCGTAAGCGTCGATTGCGTGAGCGTGCACGGAAGCTAATAAGCGAGACTCGGGAAAGTCTGGGGAAACCTGAGGCGGAGTTTATCCGGCAGATGAGCGGGGATGGGCTCTCGGCATCTCTCCCACTCCTCAGGAAGGAGAAGAAAAAAGAGAAACTGGAGGACACAG tgCCCCTGTACCACAGACAACTGTTACGGTCATATCTGTCCGTAACACGCAGCA GCAAGCTTATGGAGCACACAAGCGAGGGAGATGAATTGGTGCCTGAAGAACTGCCCGCCCAGCCAGAGCCCGTTCTGAAGAAGCCAGAGCTGGCCCGTCCTCGGATACAGCTGACGTCACCAGTGTCACCCGGGCTTGAGAACAAGGACTTCCCTCAGCCTAGTGAATCTCAGCAG TCTCCCACCAAGTCTACACAGAGGAAAGTTCCATATGATCAGAGAATTTCCCTCACCAGTATCGATTTTACAGAGAAAG GAGACCCTTCTagtgatgaagatgatgatttAGACTCGTTCAACATTGATGAACTGCTCCGACAAACTGAG AACCTGCAGGATACAAACCAGTATGTGATCAATGAGTTGGAGGCTCTGGAGAGGGAACAGGCCCAGATAGATTGTCGGGCTGCCATCCTTGAGATGAAGTTACGGAAATGTATGGAGAAAG GAAGTGATAAGGGGAAGGAGGAGAAACTGCTCCAGGAATGGTTCCTGCTCGTCAACAAGCGTAACGCCCTCATACGACGACAGATGCAGCTCAATATACT AGAGAAGGAGGATGACTTGGAGAGGAAGTTTGAGCTGCTCAACCGTGAACTCCGTGCCATGATGGCCATAGATG ACTGGCAGAAGACGGAGGCTCAGAAGCTGCGTGAGAAGTTACTGCTGGAGGAGCTGGTTGTGATCGTGAACAAGAGAGACGAGCTAGTGCAGCACCTCGACTCACAGGAGAGAGC GATCGATGATGAAGAATACCTGGACAGGAGAGTAACTGAGGGCCGACTACTGCAGGAGGATAAGAGCTGTGTTGTACAGTAG
- the LOC128207788 gene encoding EH domain-binding protein 1-like isoform X3, with product MSVWKRLQRVGKSASKFQFTASYQELEVESSKKWQPNKICIVWTRRNRRKSTMLHTWEPTIKNPYLGVVSWTVPENVEIQVTLFRDNKHSPYEDKEWHFVLEDQSQAGRRKVLASAAINMKKFASDIPSQHDITIKLTPATKKIVAAQIKLTISCVFLREGKATDEDMQSVASLMSIGKSDIGNLEDIDDDESDLNISAKFAEVTSQMALLETSQNSDQAFKKFQPKRPVMNPFEESEEDNYRSPTEENVDYNPFAADMEEEVTKDTEVKPTAKEPTNPFEDSGEFDESNPFCEKFNDTNSSLERQKKKKSAPVPPKSKPQTIQSILAENPPPTRLPPKPDITAKDIKKLDSAQNVIEPVSNEHGSNKKDKTAGKQEPAVNKENKEKHHRFLKNTPKKKAPVPPRPIYQGTPPSSPKEERKSRSMTPPKRDESASSGQNTPLEKKANGLPPNDGTPALDSSNGESPSKAPSSSLDLLTWCKEVTRGYRGVKVTNLTTSWRNGMAFCALIHHFKPDLVEFAKLAPHDIKGNNRIAFDAAAKLGIPRVIEPSDMVLLAVPDKLAVMTYLHTLRSYFTGTALQVQQIGKSSSESRYTLGDQNVAEDKEISKEMYGDTVTNSDKAKNGKKGKNGEKTDSKTVVKSGADNVDVVIKGDKGERSSLSRESSKEGSPVKSVSETSELKTPSSLTSEGDVLEKSVGSEGKNPFESDDDEVGEGTTGESEDVWIQRKGEDDTSTDELRPELAEKKKKDLHLSGLQSASTEPQKRVVSKTTSREATPDTPGSTASDTSQSSRKSRQLELKERAQLLLQKARQETELSQSIEQTTVLGAKGDNQETETEAKTQTDEEERKRRLRERARKLISETRESLGKPEAEFIRQMSGDGLSASLPLLRKEKKKEKLEDTVPLYHRQLLRSYLSVTRSSKLMEHTSEGDELVPEELPAQPEPVLKKPELARPRIQLTSPVSPGLENKDFPQPSESQQSPTKSTQRKVPYDQRISLTSIDFTEKGDPSSDEDDDLDSFNIDELLRQTENLQDTNQYVINELEALEREQAQIDCRAAILEMKLRKCMEKGSDKGKEEKLLQEWFLLVNKRNALIRRQMQLNILEKEDDLERKFELLNRELRAMMAIDDWQKTEAQKLREKLLLEELVVIVNKRDELVQHLDSQERAIDDEEYLDRRVTEGRLLQEDKSCVVQ from the exons CAATCACAGGCTGGTAGACGGAAGGTTCTTGCTTCTGCAGCCATCAACATGAAGAAGTTTGCCTCTGACATCCCGTCCCAGCATGATATCACAATCAAGCTCACCCCAGCCACCAAAAAGATTGTGGCAGCACAAATCAAGCTCACAATCTCCTGCGTGTTCCTGAGAGAGGGAAAGGCCAC AGATGAGGACATGCAGAGTGTTGCCTCCCTCATGTCCATCGGGAAGTCGGACATCGGGAATCTGGAGGACATCGATGATGACGAGTCCGATTTGAACATCTCTGCTAAATTTGCTGAGGTGACCAGTCAGATGGCATTGCTGGAAACGAGTCAGAACTCTG ACCAAGCATTCAAGAAATTTCAGCCCAAGAGGCCCGTCATGAACCCCTTCGAAGAATCAGAGGAGGACAACTACAGAAGTCCAACAGAGGAAAATGTTGATTACAACCCTTTTGCTGCAGACATGGAGGAGGAAGTGACAAAAGACACTGAAGTGAAACCAACAGCCAAGGAACCTACAAATCCCTTTGAGGATTCGGGGGAGTTTGATGAGTCAAATCCTTTCTGTGAGAAATTTAATGACACTAATTCATCTTTAGAGAGgcagaaaaaaaagaaatctgcGCCAGTGCCGCCTAAATCAAAGCCACAGACGATACAATCTATTTTAGCTGAGAATCCCCCTCCCACTCGACTGCCTCCTAAACCGGATATTACTGCAAAAGATATTAAGAAATTAGATAGTGCACAAAATGTTATTGAACCTGTTAGTAATGAGCATGGttcaaacaaaaaagacaaGACTGCAGGTAAGCAAGAACCAGCTgtgaataaagaaaacaaagagAAGCACCacagatttttgaaaaatactcCCAAGAAAAAGGCGCCAGTGCCCCCAAGGCCGATTTACCAGGGCACCCCTCCGTCTTCACCTAAGGAAGAGAGGAAATCTCGGTCCATGACGCCACCGAAGAGGGACGAGAGTGCCAGCAGTGGACAAAATACGCCCCT AGAGAAGAAAGCCAATGGTTTACCGCCAAACGATGGCACCCCTGCCCTAGATTCTAGTAAT gGTGAATCACCCAGCAAGGCCCCTAGTTCTAGCCTTGACCTGTTGACATGGTGTAAGGAGGTGACACGGGGATACCgaggggtcaaggtcacaaacCTTACAACCTCCTGGAGGAATGGCATGGCCTTCTGTGCCCTTATACATCACTTCAAGCCTGATCTCgt AGAATTCGCAAAGCTAGCTCCACATGATATTAAAGGCAACAACAGGATA GCTTTTGACGCAGCTGCCAAGCTGGGCATCCCTCGAGTGATAGAGCCGTCTGACATGGTGCTACTAGCGGTGCCGGACAAACTGGCAGTGATGACATACCTGCACACACTACGCAGTTACTTCACTGGCACAGCACTACAG GTCCAACAGATCGGTAAAAGCTCTAGTGAAAGCCGATACACACTTGGAGACCAGAACGTTGCCGAGGACAAGGAAATCTCCAAGGAGATGTATGGAGATACCGTCACCAATAGTGACAAGGCTAAGAATGGGAAAAAGGGGAAGAATGGTGAAAAAACTGACAGTAAAACTGTGGTTAAGTCTGGTGCTGACAATGTCGATGTTGTTATCAAAGGTGATAAAGGGGAGCGATCTAGTCTTTCAAGGGAGAGTTCTAAAGAGGGCTCTCCTGTAAAAAGTGTTAGTGAAACTAGTGAACTAAAGACGCCCAGCTCGTTGACAAGTGAAGGTGATGTGCTGGAAAAGAGTGTTGGGAGTGAGGGGAAGAACCCATTTGAGAGTGATGATGACGAGGTGGGGGAAGGGACCACTGGGGAAAGCGAGGATGTGTGGATACAGAGGAAAGGAGAGGATGACACCAGCACAGATGAACTCAG GCCAGAGCTTGCTGAGAAGAAAAAGAAGGACCTCCACTTGTCAGGCCTCCAATCTGCTAGTACTGAACCTCAG AAACGAGTAGTTTCCAAAACAACTTCAAGGGAGGCAACTCCAGATACTCCTGGTTCAACAGCCTCAGATACTTCACAG TCTAGTCGGAAGTCCCGCCAGCTTGAGTTGAAGGAGCGAGCCCAGTTGTTACTGCAGAAGGCGAGACAGGAGACGGAACTATCCCAGTCAATTGAGCAGACAACAGTTCTAGGGGCAAAGGGAGATAACCAGGAAACCGAGACAGAGGCCAAGACACAGACGGAT gaAGAAGAGCGTAAGCGTCGATTGCGTGAGCGTGCACGGAAGCTAATAAGCGAGACTCGGGAAAGTCTGGGGAAACCTGAGGCGGAGTTTATCCGGCAGATGAGCGGGGATGGGCTCTCGGCATCTCTCCCACTCCTCAGGAAGGAGAAGAAAAAAGAGAAACTGGAGGACACAG tgCCCCTGTACCACAGACAACTGTTACGGTCATATCTGTCCGTAACACGCAGCA GCAAGCTTATGGAGCACACAAGCGAGGGAGATGAATTGGTGCCTGAAGAACTGCCCGCCCAGCCAGAGCCCGTTCTGAAGAAGCCAGAGCTGGCCCGTCCTCGGATACAGCTGACGTCACCAGTGTCACCCGGGCTTGAGAACAAGGACTTCCCTCAGCCTAGTGAATCTCAGCAG TCTCCCACCAAGTCTACACAGAGGAAAGTTCCATATGATCAGAGAATTTCCCTCACCAGTATCGATTTTACAGAGAAAG GAGACCCTTCTagtgatgaagatgatgatttAGACTCGTTCAACATTGATGAACTGCTCCGACAAACTGAG AACCTGCAGGATACAAACCAGTATGTGATCAATGAGTTGGAGGCTCTGGAGAGGGAACAGGCCCAGATAGATTGTCGGGCTGCCATCCTTGAGATGAAGTTACGGAAATGTATGGAGAAAG GAAGTGATAAGGGGAAGGAGGAGAAACTGCTCCAGGAATGGTTCCTGCTCGTCAACAAGCGTAACGCCCTCATACGACGACAGATGCAGCTCAATATACT AGAGAAGGAGGATGACTTGGAGAGGAAGTTTGAGCTGCTCAACCGTGAACTCCGTGCCATGATGGCCATAGATG ACTGGCAGAAGACGGAGGCTCAGAAGCTGCGTGAGAAGTTACTGCTGGAGGAGCTGGTTGTGATCGTGAACAAGAGAGACGAGCTAGTGCAGCACCTCGACTCACAGGAGAGAGC GATCGATGATGAAGAATACCTGGACAGGAGAGTAACTGAGGGCCGACTACTGCAGGAGGATAAGAGCTGTGTTGTACAGTAG